The Hydra vulgaris chromosome 11, alternate assembly HydraT2T_AEP genome contains a region encoding:
- the LOC100204266 gene encoding glycerate kinase isoform X2, whose amino-acid sequence MFCGLYPLINDHIVKCILSVPHEFSQRLSPEVMKNSNVRILVGAKNNLPDQDALYNAAEISALVKSLLRDDFLILLISGGGSALLPSLVPGVSLDDKLRVINLVSKSGGNIKQLNIIRKNLSSLKGGKLIGLCSATNVLSLIISDIVNDPIDLIASGPTVYDGSSKMDCFKIFDELNLKKAVIPESVFTFLQKSDDKSNLSRMCHNVIIGSNKKLAQSAANAAISLNYEPVIISTDVEADAEQTGRALADIVFAFLSSKPCEEIFSKFINFPSNDLSSHVLDTCKRLCLITAGETTVKVTGDGKGGRNQHLTLAFLSQISRLYAKNNGVNIDKMCFLSAGSDGQDGPTDAAGAMCDAKIIKFVLESNIDVDLFISNCNSYSFFSDIFSGDYLLKTGLTGTNVMDIQLILIDRDIFL is encoded by the coding sequence ATGTTTTGCGGATTATATCCCCTTATTAATGATCACATTGTAAAATGCATTCTTAGCGTCCCACATGAATTCTCTCAACGATTGTCGCCTGAGGTTATGAAAAATTCAAATGTTCGTATTCTAGTTGGAGCAAAGAACAACCTTCCCGATCAAGACGCACTATATAATGCAGCTGAAATATCTGCTTTAGTCAAATCATTATTGCGTGacgattttttgattttacttaTATCTGGAGGCGGTAGTGCATTACTTCCATCTTTGGTACCAGGGGTATCACTTGACGATAAATTGAGAGTTATCAATTTAGTTTCCAAAAGTGGTGGCAATATAAAGCAGTTGAATATAATTCGTAAAAATTTATCGTCACTTAAAGGAGGGAAACTTATTGGTTTGTGTTCTGCAACAAATGTGCTTTCTTTAATCATTTCAGATATTGTAAACGATCCAATAGACTTGATTGCTTCGGGTCCAACAGTTTATGACGGTTCATCAAAAAtggattgttttaaaatttttgatgaaCTTAATCTAAAAAAGGCTGTTATCCCAGAATCTGTTTTTACATTTCTTCAAAAATCTGATGACAAGTCAAATTTATCAAGAATGTGTCATAATGTAATCATaggatcaaataaaaaacttgccCAAAGTGCTGCCAATGCTGCAATATCATTAAACTACGAGCCAGTAATAATTTCAACTGATGTTGAAGCCGATGCTGAGCAAACAGGTCGCGCTTTAGCGGACattgtttttgcttttctttcttCCAAACCTTGCGAagaaatcttttcaaaatttatcaactttCCATCAAACGATCTTTCTTCTCATGTGCTAGACACCTGTAAACGGTTATGTTTGATTACTGCAGGTGAAACAACAGTAAAAGTTACAGGAGATGGAAAAGGAGGGCGTAACCAACATTTGACACTAGCATTTCTTTCTCAAATATCTCGTTTGTATGCTAAAAATAATGGAGTTAATATcgataaaatgtgttttttaagtGCGGGTTCTGACGGTCAAGACGGCCCTACTGACGCAGCTGGTGCAATGTGCGatgctaaaataattaagtttgttttaGAATCAAATATTGACgttgatttatttatatcaaattgtAACTCGTATTCATTTTTCAGCGATATTTTCAGCGGTGATTATCTGCTCAAAACTGGATTAACAGGAACTAACGTTATGGATATTCAACTAATTCTAATTGATCgtgatatatttttgtaa